From Rhododendron vialii isolate Sample 1 chromosome 10a, ASM3025357v1, the proteins below share one genomic window:
- the LOC131304255 gene encoding uncharacterized protein LOC131304255 has protein sequence MQDPGMLLPEEASVPKSRKKKPSTQKASMSQQGHNATPPTQTGKKASKKGFKKDVSPLFHQPENSPSDSLPDSSTSGNDYRALRRKYLLLEEESFGLGTELREVEDEVITLEEEKIALLNELVVLEGLIDPSELQSQGPRLP, from the coding sequence ATGCAAGATCCAGGTATGCTATTGCCTGAGGAAGCTTCTGTTCCTAAGTCGAGAAAAAAGAAACCCTCAACCCAAAAGGCTTCCATGTCTCAGCAAGGGCACAATGCGACTCCTCCAACTCAAACAGGGAAGAAAGCCTCCAAAAAAGGGTTTAAAAAGGATGTTTCTCCATTGTTCCACCAACCAGAGAACTCTCCTTCAGATTCATTGCCGGACTCTTCCACGTCTGGAAATGATTACAGGGCGCTGAGAAGAAAATATTTGCTGCTGGAGGAAGAAAGCTTTGGGCTTGGGACAGAGTTGAgagaggttgaagatgaggtCATAACCCTCGAAGAAGAGAAGATTGCACTCTTGAATGAGCTCGTTGTGTTAGAAGGCTTAATCGATCCTTCCGAGTTGCAGTCCCAGGGTCCACGTTTACCATAG
- the LOC131304245 gene encoding subtilisin-like serine-protease S, protein MASSRNTTITAIRILYLLLLCVLQAQVRLCFAAKVYVVYMGSRGTDDPDEILRQNHQILTDIHGGSGEKAEESHLYSYRHGFRGFAAKLTEDQASEMAKMPGVVSVFPNERRKLHTTHSWDFMGLVGEETMEIPGYSTKNQVNVVIGFIDTGIWPESPSFSDEHMPPVPAKWKGKCESGEAFNASTCNRKIIGARYYMHGYEAEKEEVEESVKTVSFKSPRDSSGHGSHTASTAAGRYVTNMNYDGLATGGARGGAPMARIAVYKTCWDSGCYDVDLLAAFDDAIRDGVDVLSLSLGPASPQGDYFSDAISIGSFHASSRGIVVVSSAGNEGSRGSATNLAPWMITVAASSTDRDFTSNIILGYGINFTGESLSLLQMNASTRIISASEAYAGYFTPYQSSYCLESSLNSTKSRGKVLVCQHAESSTESKLAKSKIVQAAGGVGMILVDEADKDVAIPFVIPAAVVGKRTGNKILSYMNRTRKATSRIFSAKTVLGSQPAPKITAFSSKGPNALTPEILKPDITAPGLNILAAWSPANGKMHSNILSGTSMACPHVTGIVALIKAVYPSWSPSTIKSAIMTTATVMDKNRKPIIVNPEGRRGNAFDYGAGFVNPRRVLDPGLIYDTQTTDYKAFLCSIGYTEKSLHLITRDNSTCDQTFATATGLNYPSITVPNLKNYFSVMRTVTNVGEPNSTYKAVISSPVGINVTVVPRLLLFSSYGQKIDFTVSFKVEAPPEGYGFGLLTWRSRKSRVTIPLVVRSAHSTLGLLS, encoded by the exons ATGGCTTCGTCGAGAAACACTACTATAACTGCTATTCGTATTCTCTATCTGCTGCTACTTTGTGTTTTACAAGCCCAAGTCAGGCTCTGTTTTGCTGCTAAG GTCTATGTCGTCTATATGGGAAGCAGAGGAACTGATGACCCAGATGAGATTTTGAGGCAAAACCACCAAATCCTCACTGATATTCATGGGGGAAG TGGTGAAAAGGCCGAGGAATCCCATCTGTACAGTTACAGACATGGGTTCAGAGGATTTGCAGCCAAATTGACTGAGGACCAAGCTTCTGAAATGGCTA AGATGCCGGGAGTGGTATCGGTATTTCCTAATGAGAGGAGGAAGCTGCACACAACTCACTCATGGGACTTCATGGGTCTTGTTGGGGAAGAAACCATGGAAATCCCTGGATATTCAACCAAGAACCAAGTTAATGTTGTTATTGGTTTCATTGATACCG GAATTTGGCCTGAATCCCCAAGTTTTAGTGATGAGCACATGCCTCCAGTGCCAGCCAAATGGAAAGGGAAATGTGAATCAGGTGAAGCATTCAATGCTTCAACTTGCAACAG GAAAATAATAGGAGCAAGATACTATATGCATGGCTATGAAGCTGAAAAGGAAGAAGTAGAAGAATCAGTCAAGACTGTTTCATTCAAATCCCCAAGGGACTCCTCCGGGCATGGTAGCCACACTGCCTCAACAGCTGCCGGTAGATATGTCACAAACATGAACTATGACGGCTTAGCAACTGGAGGCGCTCGAGGGGGTGCACCGATGGCCAGAATAGCTGTTTACAAGACATGTTGGGACTCAGGATGCTACGATGTTGATTTACTGGCTGCATTCGATGATGCTATCAGAGACGGGGTCGATGTTTTATCCCTCTCTCTCGGTCCTGCTTCTCCTCAGGGTGATTATTTCAGCGATGCGATATCGATTGGGTCGTTCCATGCTTCTAGCCGTGGTATAGTTGTGGTTTCTTCTGCTGGAAACGAAGGGAGCCGGGGGTCTGCAACGAATCTTGCTCCGTGGATGATTACCGTCGCTGCTAGCTCAACGGATAGGGACTTCACATCCAATATCATATTGGGATATGGCATTAACTTCACG GGTGAAAGCCTCTCTCTACTCCAAATGAATGCATCGACAAGGATCATCTCTGCTTCTGAAGCCTATGCTGGATACTTCACTCCTTATCAATCCAG TTACTGTTTGGAGAGCTCCTTGAATAGTACTAAGTCCCGAGGGAAGGTTCTGGTATGCCAACATGCCGAAAGTTCGACAGAGTCGAAGCTGGCAAAGAGCAAGATTGTTCAAGCAGCCGGTGGAGTGGGGATGATTCTTGTAGATGAAGCAGACAAAGATGTTGCTATTCCTTTTGTGATCCCGGCAGCTGTTGTTGGGAAACGGACTGGAAATAAGATCCTGAGTTACATGAATCGTACGAG AAAGGCCACATCTCGGATTTTCTCTGCGAAGACTGTCTTAGGATCTCAACCTGCTCCTAAAATAACGGCATTTTCTTCAAAAGGTCCAAATGCCTTAACTCCAGAAATCCTGAAG CCTGATATCACGGCTCCCGGATTGAATATCCTAGCAGCTTGGTCTCCAGCAAATGGAAAAATGCATTCTAACATCCTCTCAGGCACTTCTATGGCTTGTCCTCATGTGACCGGAATTGTGGCCTTGATCAAAGCTGTTTATCCATCTTGGTCTCCTTCTACAATCAAATCTGCGATCATGACAACTG CTACTGTGATGGACAAGAATCGCAAACCTATCATTGTCAATCCAGAAGGAAGGAGGGGAAACGCGTTTGACTATGGAGCTGGTTTCGTGAACCCAAGAAGAGTCTTGGATCCTGGTCTCATCTACGATACACAAACCACAGATTACAAAGCCTTTCTTTGTTCAATCGGTTACACTGAGAAGTCACTGCATTTGATAACAAGGGACAACAGCACTTGTGATCAGACATTCGCAACAGCAACTGGACTTAACTACCCGTCCATCACAGTACCGAATCTCAAGAACTACTTCTCAGTAATGCGAACTGTTACCAATGTTGGGGAGCCAAATAGTACGTATAAAGCAGTTATCTCATCTCCTGTGGGAATTAATGTTACGGTTGTGCCAAGGCTATTACTCTTCAGTAGTTATGGACAGAAGATCGATTTCACAGTGAGTTTCAAGGTTGAAGCTCCACCAGAAGGCTATGGTTTTGGGCTCTTGACATGGAGAAGTAGGAAATCGCGTGTCACCATTCCATTGGTCGTTCGCTCTGCACATTCTACCTTGGGGCTTCTCAGCTAA